From the genome of Leguminivora glycinivorella isolate SPB_JAAS2020 chromosome 26, LegGlyc_1.1, whole genome shotgun sequence, one region includes:
- the LOC125239791 gene encoding uncharacterized protein LOC125239791 isoform X1, translating into MNFKEKTVIYFTAFMEEPDDGSGLMVREAYMVRGDVNFIILDESRLEAGPWYFTAADNTWYIGRFAAKFIDYLVSRGLDLAKTHLVGHSLGAQAAGVAGAFLTTGRVSRITGLDPAGPLFCKLPLEQRLDPSDAEFVDVIHTDAGIFGFPVSLGHADFYPNAGISPQPGCELEVVLPQQQFFNKCDRNTKTQGYYTFYLLPITDAKNLSKRTDTHKHNTHLTEETDATYENNMREMKTEASQDNVRKTSQKDINEDSYTNIRKITINEGKVNKAHKYDFKNKYSYNGKSTVPKENTDEDIYDEKDLETTDEEESSLDLTAEEADLETTLTRIKLRNIDEEKTKHKKYLDVKRKTLLDSAKDLDLNLRETYPGTNGNAESHVKKRQRRFINIFQKSEAAENDNFLFKILEFLNKNRRHALPVFTVMREINTLVKSANGELNHSTKERNNYIGLNPPVLPLATYNLELGSDSKVKAFVKRLLGLKVQGDRLTITG; encoded by the exons ATGAACTTCAAAGAGAAGACGGTGATTTACTTCACAGCTTTCATGGAGGAGCCTGATGACGGAAGCGGACTTATGGTCAGAGAAG CATACATGGTCCGAGGGGACGTGAACTTCATAATACTGGATGAGTCTCGCCTGGAAGCCGGGCCTTGGTACTTTACGGCGGCCGACAACACTTGGTACATCGGCCGCTTTGCTGCCAAGTTCATCGACTACTTAGTTTCGAG AGGCCTGGATTTGGCCAAGACGCATCTGGTTGGGCACAGTTTGGGAGCGCAAGCGGCGGGAGTGGCCGGCGCATTTTTAACTACAG GTCGCGTGTCAAGAATCACAGGTCTGGACCCCGCCGGGCCACTTTTCTGCAAGCTGCCCCTCGAGCAGCGATTAGACCCCTCGGATGCCGAATTTGTTGACGTCATACACACTGACGCTGGGATCTTTG GTTTCCCCGTTTCGTTGGGACACGCTGACTTCTACCCCAACGCTGGGATCAGCCCGCAGCCGGGTTGCGAGCTCGAAGTGGTGCTACCACAACAGCAGTTTTTCAACAAAT GTGACAGAAACACGAAAACGCAAGGCTACTACACATTCTACTTACTACCTATCACAGACGCCAAGAATCTGTCAAAACGAActgacacacacaaacacaacaCACATTTGACAGAAGAAACGGACGCAACATATGAAAATAACATGAGAGAAATGAAAACAGAAGCATCTCAAGATAATGTGAGAAAAACATCTCAAAAAGATATAAATGAAGATTCATACACTAATATaagaaaaattacaataaatgaAGGTAAAGTAAATAAGGCTCATAAATATGATTTCAAAAACAAATACTCATACAATGGTAAATCTACTGTTCCTAAAGAAAATACAGATGAAGATATATATGATGAAAAAGATTTAGAAACTACTGACGAAGAAGAATCCAGTCTAGATTTGACTGCAGAAGAAGCAGATTTAGAAACGACTCTAACGCGTATAAAACTAAGAAATATAGATGAAGAAAAGACAAAGCATAAGAAGTATCTAGATGTGAAAAGAAAGACATTATTAGACTCTGCAAAAGATTTAGACTTAAATTTAAGAGAGACATATCCAGGGACAAATGGAAATGCAGAGTCACATGTAAAGAAACGTCAAAGGAggttcataaacatttttcaaaaatccGAAGCTGCAGAAAATGATAATTTCCTATTTAAGATCTTGGAGTTTTTGAATAAGAATCGTAGACACGCGTTGCCAGTTTTCACAGTGATGAGAGAGATAAATACATTAGTGAAAAGTGCAAACGGAGAATTGAACCATTCGACAAAGGAAAGGAATAATTATATAGGATTGAATCCTCCTGTGTTGCCATTGGCTacttataatttggagttgggTAGCGATTCGAAGGTGAAGGCTTTTGTGAAGAGGCTGCTTGGGTTGAAGGTTCAGGGGGATAGATTGACTATTACTGGGTAA
- the LOC125239791 gene encoding uncharacterized protein LOC125239791 isoform X2 codes for MNFKEKTVIYFTAFMEEPDDGSGLMVREAYMVRGDVNFIILDESRLEAGPWYFTAADNTWYIGRFAAKFIDYLVSRGLDLAKTHLVGHSLGAQAAGVAGAFLTTGFPVSLGHADFYPNAGISPQPGCELEVVLPQQQFFNKCDRNTKTQGYYTFYLLPITDAKNLSKRTDTHKHNTHLTEETDATYENNMREMKTEASQDNVRKTSQKDINEDSYTNIRKITINEGKVNKAHKYDFKNKYSYNGKSTVPKENTDEDIYDEKDLETTDEEESSLDLTAEEADLETTLTRIKLRNIDEEKTKHKKYLDVKRKTLLDSAKDLDLNLRETYPGTNGNAESHVKKRQRRFINIFQKSEAAENDNFLFKILEFLNKNRRHALPVFTVMREINTLVKSANGELNHSTKERNNYIGLNPPVLPLATYNLELGSDSKVKAFVKRLLGLKVQGDRLTITG; via the exons ATGAACTTCAAAGAGAAGACGGTGATTTACTTCACAGCTTTCATGGAGGAGCCTGATGACGGAAGCGGACTTATGGTCAGAGAAG CATACATGGTCCGAGGGGACGTGAACTTCATAATACTGGATGAGTCTCGCCTGGAAGCCGGGCCTTGGTACTTTACGGCGGCCGACAACACTTGGTACATCGGCCGCTTTGCTGCCAAGTTCATCGACTACTTAGTTTCGAG AGGCCTGGATTTGGCCAAGACGCATCTGGTTGGGCACAGTTTGGGAGCGCAAGCGGCGGGAGTGGCCGGCGCATTTTTAACTACAG GTTTCCCCGTTTCGTTGGGACACGCTGACTTCTACCCCAACGCTGGGATCAGCCCGCAGCCGGGTTGCGAGCTCGAAGTGGTGCTACCACAACAGCAGTTTTTCAACAAAT GTGACAGAAACACGAAAACGCAAGGCTACTACACATTCTACTTACTACCTATCACAGACGCCAAGAATCTGTCAAAACGAActgacacacacaaacacaacaCACATTTGACAGAAGAAACGGACGCAACATATGAAAATAACATGAGAGAAATGAAAACAGAAGCATCTCAAGATAATGTGAGAAAAACATCTCAAAAAGATATAAATGAAGATTCATACACTAATATaagaaaaattacaataaatgaAGGTAAAGTAAATAAGGCTCATAAATATGATTTCAAAAACAAATACTCATACAATGGTAAATCTACTGTTCCTAAAGAAAATACAGATGAAGATATATATGATGAAAAAGATTTAGAAACTACTGACGAAGAAGAATCCAGTCTAGATTTGACTGCAGAAGAAGCAGATTTAGAAACGACTCTAACGCGTATAAAACTAAGAAATATAGATGAAGAAAAGACAAAGCATAAGAAGTATCTAGATGTGAAAAGAAAGACATTATTAGACTCTGCAAAAGATTTAGACTTAAATTTAAGAGAGACATATCCAGGGACAAATGGAAATGCAGAGTCACATGTAAAGAAACGTCAAAGGAggttcataaacatttttcaaaaatccGAAGCTGCAGAAAATGATAATTTCCTATTTAAGATCTTGGAGTTTTTGAATAAGAATCGTAGACACGCGTTGCCAGTTTTCACAGTGATGAGAGAGATAAATACATTAGTGAAAAGTGCAAACGGAGAATTGAACCATTCGACAAAGGAAAGGAATAATTATATAGGATTGAATCCTCCTGTGTTGCCATTGGCTacttataatttggagttgggTAGCGATTCGAAGGTGAAGGCTTTTGTGAAGAGGCTGCTTGGGTTGAAGGTTCAGGGGGATAGATTGACTATTACTGGGTAA